A stretch of the Uranotaenia lowii strain MFRU-FL chromosome 3, ASM2978415v1, whole genome shotgun sequence genome encodes the following:
- the LOC129754476 gene encoding serine/threonine-protein kinase tricornered, producing the protein MTATDNTIRFSDHTLDKATKAKVTLENYYSNLIAQHGERKQRQAKLEASLKDEGLSESQRQEKRMQHAQKETEFLRLKRSRLGVEDFEALKVIGRGAFGEVRLVQKKDTGHVYAMKVLRKADMLEKEQVAHVRAERDVLVEADHQWVVKMYYSFQDSVNLYLIMEFLPGGDMMTLLMKKDTLSEECTQFYIAETALAIDSIHRLGFIHRDIKPDNLLLDARGHLKLSDFGLCTGLKKSHRTDFYRDLSQAKPSDFIGTCASPMDSKRRAESWKRNRRALAYSTVGTPDYIAPEVFLQTGYGPACDWWSLGVIMYEMLMGYPPFCSDNPQDTYRKVMNWRETLIFPPETPISEEARDTIVKFCCEAERRLGSQRGIEDLKLVSFFRGVDWEHIRERPAAIPVEVRSIDDTSNFDDFPDVALEIPAHPTPEGEVLKDWVFINYTFRRFESLTQRGTPTKK; encoded by the exons ATGACCGCAACGGACAACACGATACGCTTCAGTGACCACACGCTGGACAAAGCGACCAAGGCAAAGGTGACACTCGAGAACTACTACAGTAATTTGATCGCCCAGCATGGGGAACGCAAGCAGCGGCAGGCCAAGCTGGAGGCATCGCTCAAAGATGAAGGCCTCTCGGAATCCCAGCGACAGGAAAAGCGGATGCAGCACGCCCAAAAGGAGACCGAATTCCTACGGTTGAAACGATCCCGACTAGGGGTGGAGGATTTCGAAGCCCTGAAAGTCATCGGAAGGGGTGCGTTTGGGGAAGTACGGTTGGTACAGAAAAAGGACACCGGTCATGTTTATGCGATGAAAGTTTTACGGAAGGCGGATATGTTGGAGAAGGAGCAGGTGGCACACGTAAGGGCAGAGCGAGACGTGCTTGTAGAGGCCGACCATCAGTGGGTTGTCAAAATGTACTATAGTTTTCAG gatTCTGTTAATCTTTATTTGATCATGGAATTCCTGCCTGGCGGAGACATGATGACGTTGCTCATGAAGAAAGATACCCTATCCGAGGAATGTACACAGTTCTATATAGCGGAAACGGCGCTGGCTATCGATTCGATACATCGACTCGGGTTCATCCATCGGGACATCAAACCGGACAACTTGCTACTGGATGCCCGTGGTCATTTGAAATTATCTGATTTCGGTCTCTGTACCGGGCTGAAGAAATCGCACCGAACCGACTTCTATCGAGATCTGTCCCAGGCCAAACCATCTGACTTCATCGGAACCTGTGCCAGTCCAATGGACTCCAAAAGAAGGGCCGAAAGCTGGAAGCGGAATCGACGGGCTCTGGCCTACAGTACGGTGGGAACACCGGATTACATTGCACCGGAGGTGTTTTTGCAGACAGGGTACGGTCCGGCTTGTGACTGGTGGTCTCTCGGTGTGATTATGTACGAAATGTTGATGGGCTATCCGCCGTTCTGTTCGGACAACCCTCAGGACACATATCGGAAGGTGATGAACTGGCGCGAGACTTTAATTTTCCCACCGGAAACACCCATCTCGGAGGAAGCTCGAGACACGATTGTCAAGTTTTGTTGTGAAGCGGAAAGAAG GTTGGGATCGCAACGTGGCATTGAGGACCTTAAGCTGGTTTCTTTCTTCCGGGGTGTCGATTGGGAACATATCCGAGAACGGCCAGCTGCCATACCGGTTGAGGTTCGCTCGATTGACGACACATCCAACTTCGACGATTTCCCCGATGTTGCCCTCGAAATTC CTGCCCATCCAACACCGGAAGGAGAAGTGCTCAAGGATTGGGTCTTTATCAACTACACCTTCAGACGGTTCGAGAGCCTTACGCAGCGTGGGACTCCGACCAAAAAGTAA